Proteins from a genomic interval of Saccopteryx leptura isolate mSacLep1 chromosome 13, mSacLep1_pri_phased_curated, whole genome shotgun sequence:
- the CCDC172 gene encoding coiled-coil domain-containing protein 172 yields MSLESLFEHILFSEHRAEEGRRLMREVRSEINRCREKIKTATEELNEEKTKLESKVQQFSEKSFLLELLKTRENALERQCSEITNQRNMLLQTFEATKKKVMEEEEKFIKEITDFNNEYEITKKRKLLMKENVKIAISDLENQANILKREIKSMEYDNGQLNELQKQKSELMEELCTLQRKLKVFEDKKNEAICTTKCLEAEKIKINEKPQKDAECLRLKRELELYKEDDMQSVYDALQTEVEYLELTLAQKDLQENK; encoded by the exons ATGAGCTTAGAATCCCTGTTTGAGCACATCCTCTTCTCCGAGCATCGGGCCGAGGAGGGCCGCCGCCTGATGCGGGAAG TCAGGTCGGAAATAAACAGATGTCGTGAAAAAATTAAGACAGCAACCGAGGAGCTGAATGAAGAGAAAACCAAGCTGGAATCTAAG gttcaGCAGTTTTCTGAAAAATCCTTCCTCTTAGAGCTTTTGAAAACTCGTGAAAATGCCTTAGAAAGACAGTGCAGTGAAATTACAAACCAAAGAAATATGCTTCTTCAAACCTTT gaagCTACTAAGAAAAAagtgatggaggaggaggaaaaatttATTAAGGAAATTACAGACTTCAATAATGAGTATGAAATAACtaagaaaagaaagcttttgATGAAAGAAAATGTCAAGATCGCAATATCTGACTTAGAAAACCAGGCAAACATTTTGAAAAGGG AAATAAAGTCAATGGAATATGACAATGGCCAGTTAAATGAACTTCAAAAACAAAAGAGTGAATTAATGGAAGAACTATGTACTCTCCAGAGAAAACTTAAAG tttttgaagataaaaagaatgaagccatttGTACTACCAAAtgcctagaggcagaaaaaataaaaatcaatgaaaagccTCAGAAGGATGCTGAATGCTTAAG ACTTAAGAGAGAATTAGAACTTTATAAGGAAGATGACATGCAAAGTGTTTATGACGCTCTTCAAACAGAAGTAGAGTATTTGGAGTTG ACATTGGCACAGAAAGACCTTCAGGAAAACAAATAA